The nucleotide sequence GGAACAGCACTAACAGAAATCTCAGCCGATGAGAAGCTTGTTCTCTTCCAAGAAGCTGTATGTCGGCACTTCCAGGTTGAAGGGTGCCGGGCCCTTGCGGATCCTACCAGAGATGTCATAGTGCGAGCCGTGGCACGGGCAGAACCAGCCACCAAAGTCTCCTGCATTGGGGAGCGGGATGCAGCCCAGGTGTGTGCAGACCCCAATGACGACCAGCCATTCGGGGTTCTTGACGCGCTCTGCATCCTGCTCTGGGTGGCGGAGAGACGCGACATCGACACTGTTGGCCAACTTGATATCATCCTCTGTCCTCCGCCTGATGAAGACCGGCTTGCCACGCCACTTCACAGTTACCGTGGTGCCAGGCTCAATGCTTGAGAGGTCAACCTCAAGTGAGGCAAGTGCGAGAACATCCTTACTTGCTGACATGCTCAGGACGAATTTCAAGATGAGAAGTCGCAGCAAAGATGCGTAAATGAACCTCCCACCACTCAGCACAAAGTAGGCAAATGCACGCTTGCTGGGGTCCCCAGGCAGGTAGCGCTCATGGTTATACTCATCATACACGATTTTTCCAGTTGGATTCTTCACAGCTGCCACAGTTGCTGGGAGCTCAGCTAAGCCCACATCCTGGTTCCTTGGAACAAGAGTTTCCGCTGAAAACCCTGCATGGGAGAGTCATTACATCTTATCATTAGAACAATAAAAGCAGTACCAGAAGAATAATAGCACTATAATGTCAGAATTAACATTAAAAATAGCACACAAAGAACTGTTAATGGAGGACCAACGAGTCAGCAGGCCAGTTATTCATAGCAGCAGAGTAGACTAAAGCTAAAGCTTTCACAAGTGTCAGAAAATTACAAAAAAGGagccatttttcatagttaattTGACGTTTTCTTGTGCCAAGTGTTAAACTTTTACTGTTGCCGATTCTGTGTACTTGTCACTGCTCACTAGCTACATGTTATATGGACTAACAGTTTTCAATTTCTTTTATTTTGCGTCTAGTCAATAAAGTATTCTATATAGGGAGAAGCATGGCATGCTTCTACCCATTCCGTTAACATCTAAAGTATCATTTTTGCCAAAACTTAACAGTTATGTATTAACAAGCTTGTTCAACGATCAACATATCATAAAATAGATCAAAATTTGTGATTTGTGAAACCTATAACGTGAATGATCTGTGCATTGAGAAAATAGAATGATGAGTGCTCAACAAGTGTACTACACATCTGCCAACTAACGATTTATGAAATTCCTTTTGCAGTAAACCACAAGTTAGGTTACCCAGAATCATTGTCTAGATCACACAACAGAAAGAAATGGGTTCATGTTGGAACTATCAATTTGGTTATATAGACCAAAAGATCTAAGTGTGTGAGAAAAAAAAGAACAGTTTCTAAGCTTAACAGGTTTCCAATGGTTAAAGATTTATGCTGACTAGTGGAGAGAATCAAATAAAAGCAGACAAGAACTATCTCACATGCAGTAGTGTAGCAATGGGATAATTTGAAACAACACTTGCCAAATTTAAATGCACACTAGTTTACCAACAAATCGGCCATGATAGCAGTAACAATACAAGTAGATAAGCCTACAAGATATATGAAAAAACAGTTAATTTACAGGAATTGATAACCATGAAAGCACATGTTTGCCTATATTTGAGCATGATGGTCTTCTGCCCTTA is from Miscanthus floridulus cultivar M001 chromosome 7, ASM1932011v1, whole genome shotgun sequence and encodes:
- the LOC136463412 gene encoding cytochrome b-c1 complex subunit Rieske, mitochondrial-like: MLRVAGRRLSSALAWRPAAAAAAGTRGPLAGTLSGRDDDDTRDRRARFAIDSPFFAAARGFSAETLVPRNQDVGLAELPATVAAVKNPTGKIVYDEYNHERYLPGDPSKRAFAYFVLSGGRFIYASLLRLLILKFVLSMSASKDVLALASLEVDLSSIEPGTTVTVKWRGKPVFIRRRTEDDIKLANSVDVASLRHPEQDAERVKNPEWLVVIGVCTHLGCIPLPNAGDFGGWFCPCHGSHYDISGRIRKGPAPFNLEVPTYSFLEENKLLIG